From the Corticium candelabrum chromosome 2, ooCorCand1.1, whole genome shotgun sequence genome, one window contains:
- the LOC134198371 gene encoding CD109 antigen-like — protein MLTICAFTIALLLPSAVFSDDLLVTVPGSLKLGVPNNIVLHLDSSSSKTVDIQAYNDGKRVAYLQKVVEPGSPTTLPLQLNATDIDGGRTGSRCNASVSLLIECPDLSFRRQMEVLLDCSGASAYIFTDKSVYTPGQTVSLRVACLDWKLTSFEEQLTIDVKNPKGIIIRRWIEKNEKGSLFDKSFTIDSNPQFGLWTVDVRPKQDSKALPMGSIQFEVKEYVVPRYEVKISAPDYIMKSTAPFNITVTATYTYGEPVRGHAAIETGVIFENKYRPITAHHTKQSLVDGVARFQLTIEEIEKGLPYGFPLGGLLRVRAIVTSEGVRLTEEASIEKTVFSAKSMLLDMSRSRAFFKPGLPYDLEVLARTPGGSVVARTEVTLQAFYKAKDSREWSRILFTGNTLSKRMTDDSGFADFVFDVPQTSVKVKLQIRASGNPWTETELFSEGSVNGKYLMIRQRRTPYDICTNSENSCGEEQFSVYSSDSGIKTTLCYTLICRGQIAVSKCRSASSWPYQIGIKLLPVASPCCKLLVYYQDQQSLVADYIFVYSQLAFSNNISITPQRTNRPYFTPNEEVSIDIEGIPGTAVHLSAVDEGVLLLGDSRLTAAEMFNKLKGCKLGCDAIGGRNSDTIFQNAGLVFAKKSKATDYNPICFPPAKLEPTFPNLEACCESGRVHCKDCEAGRKNVKTEGIHTEACITAFSQCCQAANEHDSCSIGGRARTTGHGSFGRSQDFKPTVYRSYFPESWLKMTKTIGDRGKNVLHVTVPDTITTWQVNAVGISDTGIFGMASPQRLRVFSPIFLEVTLPYSVIRNEQFVVKATVYNYNPVTTVDNVAVNMKSDSFDICTTAGTGRATEKKTIETIPPKSSHTFQFPVVPLSVGEIKIEVIAELELLREVVTKTVIVEPEGEENEISFSNLLDPSSNRGQQNFNFNLSSPAHSVRGSAQPYLYVTGNMLGPVVALEGFDSLLKQPYGCGEQNMINFCPNVVVLLYLNNTGQINNQFLERGIANIRSGYSRQMMFRRTNPPGSFSAFGDSDAHGSTWLTAFVLRCFCLVSKLEFDNMIVDPLVIETGKEWLAKQQTLAGEFVENGRLLDVSLQGGVQSASRSMTAYVLLAFLECPSAASMNGVTETVGPQPVSPPVASAVRYLLAKISNPSNSVTAFESAIVSYALCLAKEQTAARTTLGKLWQFATVSVVHKTADWVSRSPTKAVSIETAAYAVLAFICMGDMTSASSVVNWLNAQRGLGGGFVSTQDTVIAIQALALYAEKRYEKDSSLAVKVVYSDSSFSPSITISGKQANVRQNLNVSLSSNVRVNVQGSGTGLLQAGIRYNTLPGNKVCNFSTNVDTTFDENTKTMELTVSVKFKGEGNTGMAVVSVRLLSGFVVDVESLKRVTRSVDQINLYDTEKQSVNFYFDYIPSESFVRFSFTARRLIEVGFLQPAPVTVYDYYNPDVSCTVTYAADSESSLLALLCKGTHCQCGAGKCPFCQKFENSRNKPDNDRPKCGDKYPQADSKKQKITLDMLKRETCSKDFAYRFSVTSSKTSCKNGWTKILGKIVKIHKPGIRDVNVGKKIRIWKRADCACPGFVKGEEYLYVGHDGPKFLVDHNSIVLKWERKLFKDYVKFLGKKAGCEVISRR, from the exons ATGCTGACGATCTGTGCTTTCACAATAGCGCTATTACTGCCATCTGCAGTCTTCAG TGATGATCTGCTGGTGACAGTTCCAGGCAGTCTGAAACTGGGCGTTCCTAACAACATCGTGCTACACCTCGATTCGAGTTCTAGCAAGACTGTGGACATCCAGGCGTACAACGACGGTAAACGTGTGGCCTATCTACAGAAAGTCGTTGAACCTG GAAGTCCCACCACTTTGCCTCTCCAG CTAAATGCGACAGACATTGATGGAGGAAGGACTGGATCTCGTTGCAATGCCAGTGTTAGTCTGCTTATTGAATGCCCTGATCTGTCTTTCCGTCGTCAGATGGAAGTGTTGCTTGACTGTTCTGGCGCGTCTGCTTACATTTTCACGGACAAGAGCGTTTACACTCCCGGACAAACTG TCTCGCTTCGTGTTGCTTGTTTGGATTGGAAGTTGACAAGTTTTGAAGAGCAG CTCACCATTGATGTCAAG AATCCAAAAGGAATTATAATCAGACGATGGATTGAAAAAAATGAGAAAGGAT CACTGTTTGATAAGTCATTTACAATTGACAGTAATCCACAATTTGGCTTGTGGACTGTGGATGTTCGTCCTAAACAAGACAGTAAG GCCCTGCCAATGGGCAGTATTCAGTTTGAAGTTAAAGAATACG TTGTGCCTCGATACGAAGTGAAAATATCAGCTCCCGATTATATCATGAAGTCAACAGCACCATTTAATATCACAGTAACAGCAAC TTACACTTATGGTGAGCCAGTGAGAGGCCATGCTGCAATAGAAACTGGAGTTATTTTTGAGAACAAGTACCGACCAATTACAGCACATCATACAAAACAATCA CTTGTTGACGGTGTAGCTCGATTTCAATTAACCATAGAGGAGATTGAAAAAGGATTGCCGTATGGATTTCCATTGGGAGGACTCTTGAGGGTAAGAGCAATAGTCACGAGTGAAGGAGTGAGACTCACCGAAGAAGCCTCCATTGAAAAGACTGTATTCTCCGCCAAATCAATGTTACTTGATATGTCAAGAAGCAGGGCATTTTTCAAGCCTGGACTCCCATATGACTTAGAG GTTTTGGCTCGAACTCCTGGTGGCTCAGTTGTGGCCAGGACTGAGGTGACATTGCAGGCGTTTTATAAAGCAAAGGATTCTAGAGAATGGTCTCGAATATTGTTTACGGGAAATACTCTATCAAAACGGATGACTGATgattctggatttgctgattTTGTTTTTGACGTCCCACAAACCTCTGTAAAAGTCAAACTGCAG ATAAGAGCAAGTGGTAACCCTTGGACTGAGACTGAGTTGTTCTCAGAGGGTTCTGTCAACGGCAAATATCTTATGATACGGCAACGTCGTACACCTTATGAC ATCTGTACAAATTCAGAAAATTCGTGTGGAGAAGAGCAGTTCAGCGTGTATTCTTCCGACTCTGGCATAAAAACTACTCTCTGTTACACG CTTATTTGCCGTGGACAAATTGCAGTCTCAAAATGTCGCTCTGCCAGCTCATGGCCATACCAAATTGGCATCAAACTGTTACCAGTTGCAAGTCCTTGTTGCAAACTTCTGGTTTACTACCAAGATCAACAATCCCTTGTGGCTGACTACATTTTTGTGTACAGTCAATTGGCCTTCTCCAATAAT atttcTATAACACCACAAAGAACTAATCGCCCGTACTTTACACCCAATGAAGAAGTGTCCATAGATATCGAAGGAATCCCTGGTACTGCAGTTCATCTGTCTGCTGTAGACGAAGGTGTACTGTTGCTGGGAGACAGCAGGCTTACAGCGGCAGAG ATGTTCAACAAGCTTAAAGGCTGCAAACTGGGTTGTGATGCAATTGGAGGACGTAACAGTGACACCATTTTCCAG AATGCTGGTCTTGTATTTGCGAAGAAGTCAAAGGCAACTGACTACAACCCTA TTTGTTTTCCGCCAGCTAAACTGGAGCCTACTTTTCCAAATCTGGAAG CTTGCTGTGAGAGCGGTAGAGTTCACTGTAAGGACTGCGAAGCTGGGAGGAAGAATGTGAAAACTGAAGGGATCCACACTGAAGCATGTATCACTGCTTTCTCTCAATGTTGTCAAGCTGCCAATGAGCATGATTCATGCAGTATTGGAG GTCGAGCTAGGACTACTGGTCATGGATCGTTTGGACGTAGCCAGGACTTTAAACCAACCGTATATCGATCATATTTTCCAGAATCCTGGCTCAAGATGACAAAAACAATTGG AGACCGAGGAAAGAACGTTTTGCACGTTACTGTTCCAGACACCATAACCACCTGGCAAGTCAATGCGGTTGGAATTTCTGACACTGGAATATTTGGAATGGCTTCTCCTCAGCGCCTGAGAGTATTTTCTCCTATTTTTCTGGAGGTCACTTTGCCTTACTCCGTCATACGAAATGAGCAATTTGTAGTAAAAGCGACAGTATACAACTACAACCCTGTAACAACCGTTGATAAC GTTGCAGTGAACATGAAGTCAGATTCGTTTGATATCTGTACAACTGCCGGCACAGGAAGAGCTACCGAGAAAAAAACAATTGAAACGATCCCTCCAAAGTCTAGTCACACGTTTCAGTTTCCTGTTGTTCCATTATCTGTCGGTGAGATTAAAATAGAGGTCATTGCAGAGCTAGAGTTACTACGAGAAGTGGTGACAAAAACAGTAATTGTTGAG CCGGAAGGAGAAGAAAATGAGATATCTTTCTCGAACTTATTAGATCCAAGTT CTAACAGAGGACAGCagaatttcaattttaatcTAAGCAGTCCTGCACATTCGGTCAGAGGCTCAGCGCAGCCTTACCTCTACGTAACAG GCAATATGTTGGGTCCTGTGGTAGCATTGGAAGGGTTTGACAGTCTTCTCAAGCAGCCTTATGGATGTGGAGAACAAAACATGATCAACTTCTGCCCAAACGTTGTCGTCCTACTGTACCTCAACAACACAGGACAAATCAACAACCAATTTCTTGAACGAGGCATTGCAAATATTCGAAGCG GTTACAGTCGCCAGATGATGTTTAGAAGGACTAATCCACCTGGATCTTTTAGTGCTTTTGGAGACAGCGATGCTCATGGAAGCACATG GCTTACTGCTTTTGTGCTGAGGTGCTTTTGTTTGGTGTCAAAGCTAGAGTTTGACAATATGATTGTGGATCCGTTGGTCATCGAGACTGGAAAAGAATGGCTGGCAAAGCAACAAACTCTGGCCGGAGAATTTGTTGAGAACGGTCGACTATTGGATGTTAGTCTTCAG GGAGGTGTTCAAAGTGCTTCTCGTTCTATGACGGCTTACGTTCTACTTGCATTTCTGGAGTGTCCTTCAGCTGCGTCTATGAACGGAGTGACGGAGACTGTTGGGCCTCAGCCAGTCTCACCACCAGTAGCCTCCGCCGTTCGGTACCTCCTCGCAAAAATTAGCAACCCAAGCAACAGTGTCACAGCTTTCGAATCAGCTATTGTGTCGTACGCTTTATGTTTGGCTAAAGAACAGACAGCTGCAAGAACAACTTTGGGAAAACTGTGGCAGTTTGCCACTGTCAGTGTGG TTCATAAGACGGCTGATTGGGTTAGCAGGAGTCCTACTAAAGCAGTTTCTATTGAGACGGCCGCTTACGCGGTATTGGCATTCATTTGTATGGGCGATATGACGTCTGCTTCTTCTGTTGTCAACTGGCTCAATGCACAGCGCGGTTTAGGTGGCGGATTTGTTTCTACGCAG GACACTGTGATTGCAATACAAGCACTAGCACTCTATGCTGAGAAAAGATATGAAAAAGATTCTAGTCTGGCCGTTAAGGTGGTATATTCAGATTCTTCTTTTTCTCCATCTATTACAATAAGTGGCAAACAAGCTAACGTCCGTCAGAATCTCAAC GTTTCCTTAAGTTCAAATGTTCGAGTAAACGTACAAGGGTCTGGAACGGGACTACTGCAG GCTGGAATACGGTATAACACTCTTCCTGGAAACAAAGTCTGTAACTTCTCAACCAATGTTGACACTACGTTCGACGAAAACACGAAGACCATGGAACTAACTGTATCCGTCAA ATTTAAAGGCGAGGGCAATACTGGTATGGCTGTGGTGTCTGTTCGTCTTCTCTCAGgctttgttgttgatgtcgAGTCGCTCAAG AGAGTAACACGCAGTGTGGACCAGATAAATCTTTATGACACTGAAAAGCAGTCCGTGAACTTCTACTTTGATTAC ATTCCAAGTGAATCATTCGTTAGATTTTCCTTTACTGCGAGAAGGCTGATTGAAGTAGGATTTTTGCAACCGGCGCCGGTTACCGTTTACGACTACTACAATccag ATGTCAGCTGCACAGTTACTTACGCAGCTGATAGTGAAAGTTCGTTATTAGCTTTGTTATGTAAAGGAACTCATTGTCAATGTGGAGCAG GGAAATGTCCATTTTGCCAAAAATTTGAGAACAGCAGGAACAAGCCCGATAACGACCGTCCAAAATGCGGAG ACAAGTATCCTCAGGCAGATTCtaaaaaacagaaaattacACTAGATATGTTGAAAAGAGAAACATGTTCAAAAGACTTTG CCTACAGATTTTCAGTAACAAGCTCCAAGACTTCGTGCAAGAATGGTTGGACTAAGATATTGGGAAAAATTGTGAAAATCCATAAACCAGGAATTCGCGACGTGAACGTCGGTAAAAAGATTAGAATATGGAAAAGAGCGGACTGCGCTTGCCCAGGCTTTGTGAAAGGAGAGGAGTACCTCTACGTCGGTCATGACGGTCCAAAATTTCTGGTCGATCACAATTCAATTGTGTTGAAATGGGAAAGAAAATTGTTCAAGGATTATGTTAAGTTTTTAGGTAAGAAAGCTGGCTGTGAGGTCATTTCACGTCGCTGA